A part of Desulfobacterales bacterium genomic DNA contains:
- a CDS encoding FAD-dependent oxidoreductase gives MTAMKRDISALGSKTYDVVIVGGGMFGACAAWEAASRGLSAAVVDKGDFCHATSANHFKMVHGGIRYLQHADVVRIRESSRERSALLRIAPHLVRPLPIVIPTYGHGMKGKEILGAGIMLYDMLTMDRNRGIVKDRNIPPSRFLSRHEVLALFPGIKEKQLTGGALFYDGQMYNPPRLVLSFLKSAISHGADAGNYLKVTGFLREKNRITGVKVTDMLDNTEIKIRANMVLNASGPWAHQLLQQALGKGLDPCPTYSRDLAFVVKRKFSSDIGVAFSTYTKDSDTLIDRGGRHLFAVPWRQFTLIGVWHVVFEKTPENITVGEDELQCFVDEVNSACPGLDIHLSEIQLINTGLTLFGDKDSQGSQQMSFGKRSEIVDHSRTDQIDGLVTLLGVRATTARGMAQKTVDMIFEKLGKSFVASETQSTPIHGGHMHSFQKLLDDAMGKRPAGATPEIMTALVHNHGCDYPNVLKYVNKNSQWGYGAGETTVLQAEIIHGIREEMAQKLSDIVFRRTDIGTGENPGAAVECCAELMADEMGWGPDKTRDEINEVKQCFPHFYRTMKTGHAL, from the coding sequence ATGACAGCGATGAAAAGGGATATATCTGCTTTGGGCAGTAAAACCTATGATGTGGTCATTGTGGGAGGCGGGATGTTCGGCGCTTGTGCTGCCTGGGAAGCAGCCTCCCGTGGCTTGTCGGCAGCTGTCGTGGATAAAGGCGATTTCTGCCACGCCACGTCAGCCAATCATTTCAAGATGGTCCATGGTGGTATCCGATACCTCCAACATGCCGATGTCGTCCGTATCCGGGAATCCAGCCGTGAACGATCGGCTTTGTTGAGAATCGCTCCCCATCTGGTTCGTCCGCTTCCGATTGTTATCCCGACTTATGGCCATGGAATGAAGGGTAAGGAAATACTGGGAGCAGGAATTATGCTCTATGATATGCTGACAATGGACCGCAACCGGGGGATAGTGAAAGATCGGAATATTCCGCCGAGTCGATTTTTGTCGCGTCATGAGGTGCTGGCGCTTTTCCCGGGTATAAAGGAAAAGCAGTTGACAGGCGGTGCCCTGTTTTATGACGGTCAGATGTATAACCCTCCCCGTCTTGTACTGTCGTTTTTAAAATCCGCCATCAGCCATGGGGCCGATGCCGGAAATTATCTGAAAGTTACCGGTTTTCTCAGAGAGAAAAACCGGATTACCGGCGTTAAAGTGACAGATATGCTGGATAATACAGAAATAAAGATCCGGGCCAATATGGTTCTCAACGCATCCGGGCCCTGGGCGCATCAATTGCTCCAGCAGGCATTGGGCAAGGGTTTGGACCCGTGTCCGACATATTCACGGGATCTGGCATTTGTGGTTAAGAGAAAATTTTCTTCAGATATCGGAGTCGCTTTTTCAACGTACACTAAAGATTCCGATACCCTTATAGATCGGGGGGGGCGTCACCTGTTTGCAGTTCCATGGAGACAATTTACCCTTATCGGCGTCTGGCATGTCGTGTTTGAGAAAACTCCAGAGAATATAACGGTTGGCGAGGATGAGCTGCAGTGCTTTGTTGATGAGGTCAACAGCGCCTGCCCGGGATTGGATATTCATTTGAGTGAAATTCAATTAATCAACACGGGGCTTACGCTGTTTGGCGATAAGGACAGTCAGGGAAGCCAGCAGATGAGCTTCGGCAAACGTTCGGAGATTGTTGATCACAGCCGGACGGATCAAATCGATGGGCTGGTCACACTACTGGGAGTTCGTGCAACCACAGCAAGGGGAATGGCTCAGAAAACCGTTGATATGATTTTTGAAAAACTGGGAAAATCTTTTGTTGCATCCGAAACGCAGTCAACTCCGATTCACGGGGGGCACATGCACAGCTTTCAGAAACTGCTTGACGATGCCATGGGAAAGAGACCTGCCGGTGCTACCCCTGAAATCATGACAGCGCTGGTTCATAATCACGGGTGTGACTATCCGAATGTGCTCAAATATGTGAATAAAAATTCACAATGGGGGTACGGGGCAGGTGAAACAACTGTGCTTCAGGCTGAGATCATCCATGGAATTCGGGAAGAAATGGCTCAGAAACTCTCTGACATTGTGTTCCGAAGGACGGATATCGGTACAGGGGAAAATCCGGGTGCCGCCGTTGAATGCTGTGCTGAATTGATGGCTGACGAAATGGGTTGGGGGCCGGATAAAACCCGGGATGAAATCAATGAGGTAAAACAGTGCTTTCCTCATTTTTACAGAACTATGAAAACAGGACATGCCTTATGA
- a CDS encoding glycosyltransferase family 4 protein, whose product MKLLVVNYEYPPIGGGGGFVTRDIIENIAERGHGVTVITSHYNGLKKQETINGVDIIRVPVCCRKQMEAANLISMLSYLPSSIIKSIVDFDSKTFDIINTHFAIPSGPSGWILSKMFCLPNVLSIHGGDIFDPSKSLSPHNTPVLSDTVRLMLKTADRVVAQSSNTKSNAGRYYKVDRPIDIIPLGIKKPVFERKSRADFGLSEDDFIFCTIGRLVKRKNIDETLQVLSGLDQDLRVKLLVMGDGPQYAHISDLARQRGLHEKVVMLGNVSDEMKFQLLSVSDCYISTAMHEGFGLVFLEAMECGLPVICYDFGGQTDFLINGKTGFLVELGNMQKLHQRVIEIMNNREVRKKMGNFNRQLVCNFYIERCADQYITLFEQLIHDSGKERKRLI is encoded by the coding sequence ATGAAGCTTTTAGTCGTTAATTATGAATATCCTCCGATTGGTGGGGGCGGTGGGTTTGTCACCAGGGATATTATTGAAAATATTGCGGAACGCGGTCATGGTGTAACTGTCATTACGAGCCATTACAATGGCCTCAAGAAGCAGGAAACCATAAACGGTGTCGATATTATAAGGGTCCCGGTCTGTTGCCGCAAACAGATGGAGGCTGCGAATCTGATTTCCATGTTAAGTTATCTGCCTTCCAGTATTATTAAATCAATTGTGGACTTTGACAGTAAAACATTTGATATCATCAATACGCATTTTGCAATTCCTTCAGGACCGTCCGGATGGATTCTGTCAAAAATGTTCTGCCTGCCGAACGTCCTCTCAATTCACGGGGGAGATATCTTTGACCCCAGTAAATCTTTGTCTCCGCACAATACCCCTGTATTGTCAGATACGGTAAGGTTGATGCTCAAAACCGCGGACAGGGTCGTTGCCCAATCCAGTAATACAAAGTCCAATGCCGGCAGATATTATAAAGTAGATCGTCCGATCGATATTATTCCCCTGGGTATTAAAAAACCGGTTTTTGAAAGGAAAAGCAGGGCGGATTTCGGTCTGAGCGAAGATGATTTTATTTTTTGCACCATCGGCCGTCTGGTTAAACGAAAGAATATCGATGAAACGCTCCAGGTGCTGTCCGGGCTGGATCAGGACCTCAGGGTAAAGCTGCTGGTCATGGGAGATGGGCCGCAGTATGCGCATATCAGCGATCTGGCAAGACAACGGGGTCTTCATGAGAAGGTTGTGATGCTCGGCAATGTTTCGGATGAAATGAAATTCCAGCTGTTGAGTGTGTCAGACTGCTATATCTCAACGGCGATGCATGAAGGATTTGGACTGGTTTTTCTTGAAGCCATGGAATGCGGTTTGCCGGTCATCTGCTACGATTTTGGGGGGCAGACGGATTTTCTGATAAATGGGAAAACCGGATTTCTTGTAGAGTTGGGCAATATGCAAAAGCTTCATCAACGTGTCATTGAAATAATGAATAATCGTGAGGTGCGGAAAAAAATGGGGAATTTTAACAGACAGCTGGTGTGTAATTTCTATATCGAACGGTGTGCGGATCAATATATTACGCTGTTTGAACAACTGATCCATGATTCTGGAAAGGAAAGGAAACGGTTGATTTAA